In a genomic window of Nodosilinea sp. E11:
- a CDS encoding PhnE/PtxC family ABC transporter permease, with protein MVNTQQTITIPPRPNLWNPKTIWGLAVVTALAGAAYQAGLGRPGADLINLGGWPQLQEFLVASLHPDLSAEFVALMGRAALVTLAYAVLGTALSVGLGLVGGLFSSAVWWQTLFPQASWGLGQAGWLAVRGVLAFPRAIHELIWGLVLVLVLGLNPLVGVLAIAIPFGAIVAKVFSEILDETPPEPLHALLNAGTPPLVAFIYGLLPQALPNLLSYTFYRFECSLRASAVLGIIGAGGLGYEIFLSLQSLRYEQLWTGFYALIVLNGAVDAWSALVRRRMGFTSRLDINRKPGSATARSPHQAPRQDGFLKLSWIGAVLAVPLSWWWLQLDLGVLWSARTQRLLGELLGSGWPSLPTWAEVANLARLSWLTVAMSMVAIALAGLGGILISLPAAQNFLLPGGLLRPLGQREGAPWVAYTLLGLSRLVLLISRAIPAPIWALVLLYMLFPGVLPGAMALALHNFGILGRLMAEVNENLDDRPVRALATLGASPSQVVAYGILPQNLGRFLAYILYRWEVCLRETVIVGLVGAGGLGRLLTEQISSFDFSGVGITLAVFVALTFAVDAISQQLRAVLRE; from the coding sequence ATGGTTAACACCCAACAGACTATCACCATACCGCCGAGACCGAACCTCTGGAACCCAAAAACCATCTGGGGTCTAGCCGTTGTCACCGCCTTGGCGGGGGCGGCTTACCAGGCGGGCCTGGGCCGACCGGGAGCCGATCTGATTAACCTAGGCGGCTGGCCCCAGTTGCAAGAGTTTTTGGTAGCCAGTCTGCACCCCGATCTCAGCGCTGAATTTGTGGCCCTGATGGGCCGCGCCGCCCTGGTTACCCTGGCCTACGCCGTGCTGGGGACTGCTCTCAGCGTCGGCCTAGGCCTAGTGGGTGGTCTGTTCTCTTCGGCAGTGTGGTGGCAAACTCTGTTTCCCCAGGCCTCCTGGGGGCTGGGTCAGGCCGGTTGGTTGGCGGTGCGGGGGGTGTTGGCCTTTCCCCGCGCTATTCACGAGCTGATCTGGGGGCTGGTGTTGGTGCTGGTGCTGGGGCTAAACCCATTGGTCGGGGTGCTGGCGATCGCTATTCCCTTTGGGGCGATCGTCGCCAAAGTCTTTTCCGAAATTTTAGATGAAACCCCCCCCGAGCCCCTGCATGCCCTGCTCAATGCCGGTACGCCGCCGCTGGTCGCCTTCATCTACGGTTTGCTGCCCCAGGCCTTGCCCAACCTGCTCTCCTATACCTTCTACCGCTTTGAGTGTTCACTGCGGGCCTCGGCGGTGCTGGGCATTATTGGCGCTGGGGGGCTGGGCTACGAGATTTTCTTGAGTTTGCAATCGCTGCGCTACGAGCAGCTTTGGACCGGCTTTTACGCCCTGATTGTGCTCAACGGTGCGGTCGATGCTTGGAGCGCCTTGGTGCGCCGCCGCATGGGGTTTACCAGCCGCCTCGATATCAACCGCAAACCGGGGAGTGCTACTGCGCGATCGCCCCACCAGGCCCCCCGGCAGGATGGCTTTCTCAAGCTGTCGTGGATCGGGGCGGTGCTGGCGGTGCCCCTGAGCTGGTGGTGGTTGCAGCTAGATCTGGGGGTGCTGTGGTCGGCTCGCACCCAGCGCCTCCTGGGTGAACTTTTAGGCAGTGGCTGGCCGTCCCTGCCCACCTGGGCAGAGGTGGCTAATTTGGCCCGCCTCTCTTGGCTGACGGTGGCGATGTCCATGGTGGCGATCGCCCTGGCCGGTCTGGGGGGCATTCTGATTTCGCTGCCCGCCGCCCAAAACTTTTTGCTACCGGGGGGGCTGCTGCGGCCCCTTGGTCAGCGAGAAGGCGCTCCCTGGGTGGCCTACACTCTGCTAGGTCTGAGTCGGCTGGTGCTGCTAATCAGCCGCGCCATCCCCGCCCCGATCTGGGCGCTGGTGCTGCTGTACATGCTGTTTCCCGGCGTGCTGCCGGGAGCCATGGCCCTAGCCCTCCACAACTTTGGCATCCTCGGTCGTCTGATGGCTGAGGTGAACGAGAACCTAGACGATCGCCCTGTGCGGGCGCTGGCGACGTTGGGGGCTAGCCCCAGTCAGGTTGTGGCCTACGGCATTTTGCCCCAAAATCTAGGGCGATTTTTAGCCTATATTCTCTACCGTTGGGAAGTGTGTCTGCGTGAAACTGTGATCGTGGGGCTGGTCGGGGCGGGTGGGCTAGGCCGTCTACTCACCGAGCAAATCAGCAGTTTCGACTTCAGTGGGGTGGGCATCACCTTGGCGGTATTTGTGGCGCTTACCTTTGCAGTAGATGCGATCAGTCAGCAATTACGAGCGGTGCTGAGGGAGTAA
- the recA gene encoding recombinase RecA, protein MAVKKGKEQSEKEKALTLVLGQIERNFGKGAIMRLGDAARMKVETISTGALTLDLALGGGLPKGRVIEIYGPESSGKTTVALHVLAEVQKMGGVAAFVDAEHALDPIYAAALGVNVEELLVSQPDTGEMGLEVVDQLVRSSAIDVVVVDSVAALVPRAEIEGEMGDAHVGLQARLMSQALRKITGSIGKSQCTVIFLNQLRQKIGISYGNPEVTTGGNALKFYASVRLDIRRIQTLKKGTEEYGIRAKVKVAKNKVAPPFRIGEFDILFGQGISTMGCLVDLAEQTGVIVRKGAWYSYEGDNIGQGRENTIQRLQEDAAFAQKVEAQVREKLEIGGTAVAVAEDIEIEVEDEAYPDEDE, encoded by the coding sequence ATGGCGGTAAAAAAAGGCAAAGAACAAAGCGAAAAAGAAAAGGCCCTCACCCTGGTGCTGGGGCAAATTGAGCGCAACTTTGGCAAAGGGGCGATCATGCGCCTGGGCGATGCGGCTCGTATGAAGGTTGAAACGATTTCTACCGGGGCTTTGACCCTCGACTTGGCCCTGGGCGGCGGCCTGCCCAAGGGGCGTGTGATCGAAATCTACGGCCCAGAAAGCTCGGGTAAAACCACCGTGGCCCTGCACGTGCTGGCCGAGGTGCAGAAGATGGGCGGGGTAGCGGCCTTTGTCGATGCTGAGCACGCCCTTGACCCCATCTATGCCGCCGCCCTGGGGGTAAATGTAGAAGAACTGCTGGTCTCCCAGCCCGACACCGGTGAAATGGGGCTAGAGGTAGTCGATCAACTGGTGCGATCGTCCGCGATTGACGTGGTCGTCGTTGACTCGGTTGCGGCCCTTGTGCCCCGCGCCGAAATTGAAGGGGAAATGGGCGATGCCCACGTGGGCCTTCAGGCCCGATTGATGAGTCAGGCCCTGCGAAAAATTACCGGCAGCATTGGTAAATCGCAGTGCACCGTGATCTTTTTGAACCAGCTGCGGCAAAAAATTGGCATCTCCTACGGTAACCCCGAGGTCACCACTGGGGGTAACGCGCTGAAATTCTACGCCTCGGTGCGGCTCGACATTCGCCGCATTCAAACCCTGAAGAAGGGCACCGAGGAGTATGGCATCCGTGCCAAGGTCAAGGTCGCCAAGAACAAGGTCGCGCCTCCCTTCCGCATCGGCGAGTTTGACATTCTCTTTGGCCAGGGTATCTCTACCATGGGCTGCCTGGTAGATCTGGCAGAGCAAACCGGGGTGATTGTCCGCAAAGGGGCCTGGTATAGCTACGAGGGCGACAACATTGGTCAGGGCCGCGAAAATACCATCCAGCGATTGCAAGAAGACGCCGCCTTTGCCCAAAAGGTCGAAGCCCAGGTGCGAGAGAAACTGGAGATTGGCGGAACCGCCGTGGCGGTAGCTGAGGACATTGAAATCGAGGTTGAAGACGAAGCTTACCCGGATGAAGACGAATAA